The region tctaccctacctgccctcacctgctctgtctatcctacctgccctcacctgctctgtctaccctacctgcactcacctgctctgtctaccctacctgccctcacctgctctgtctaccctacctgccctcacctgctctgtctatcctacctgccctcacctgctctgtctaacctacctgccctcacctgctctgtctgccctcacctgctctgtctaccatacctgcctcacctgctctgtctccctacctgccctcacctgctctgtctaacctacctgccctcacctgctctgtctaccctacctgccctcacctgctctgtctaacctgccctcacctgctctgtctatcctacctgcactcacctgctctgtctcccctacctgcactcacctgctctgtctaccctacctgccctcacctgctctgtctatcctacctgccctcacctgctctgtctaacctacctgccctcacctgctctgtctaacctacctgccctcacctgctctgtctatcctacctgccctcacctgctctgtctaacctacctgccctcacctgctctgtctatcctacctgccctcacctgctctgtctatcctacctgccctcacctgctctgtctaacctacctgccctcacctgctctgtctatcctacctgccctcacctgctctgtctatcctacctgccctcacctgctctgtctaacctacctgccctcacctgctctgtctatcctacctgccctcacctgctctgtctaacctacctgccctcacctgctctgtctacctgctctgtctaacctacctgccctcacctgctctgtctaacctacctgctctgtctatcctGCCCTCACCTGCCTGTCtatcctacctgccctcacctgctctgtctaacctacctgccctcacctgctctgtctaacctacctgccctcacctgctctgtctaacctacctgctctgtctatcctacctgccctcacctgctctgtctaacctacctgctctgtctaccctacctgccctcacctgctctgtctaacctacctgctctgtctatcctacctgccctcacctgctctgtctatcctacctgccctcacctgctctacATAGGACCGAATCGAGCCGGTCGTCACACATAATCTAACCTGACCTTATCAGGAGGTAACTCTTGTTTCAAAGCTCAACAAGACAGAGAGGATATTCTCAGTCTTACCATTACCACCAGGTCTACATTTTACCAAATTGCAGGCATCACAAACACTAGGAATATTCATTTTCATTTGATCCACCTGTAGCAGTCCTCTGTGTAGCTGGTGtagggagtcaggcgcaggacagcagatatgagtaataaAATCCTTActcaaaaaatacaaataaacaaggCAACAATGATAGCCCACAAACACAGACCgaattacaataaacaatcactcacaaacacaacatggggaacagagggttaaataataaacaagtaattggttgagtgaagccaggtgtgataagacaaagacagaacaaatggaaaatgaaaagtggatcggcggtggctagaaggccggtgacgtcgaccgccgaacgccgcccgaacaaggagagggaccgactgaCACCACCTCTACAACGCTACCCCACTGATCACCCCTTTCAGCAGCACCCTGCTCCGGAGAGCAAAGCAGGTTGAGCCCGGGAACCACATGACTCAAAGCACACCACAGGTTGAGCCCGGGAACCGCATGACTCAAAGCACACCACAGGTTGAGCCCGGGAACCGCATGACTCAAAGCACACCACAGGTTGAGCCAGGGAACCGCATGACTCAAAGCACACCACAGGTTGAGCCCAGGAACCGCATGACTCAAAGCACACCACAGGTTGAGCCCGGGAACCGCATGACTCAAAGCACACCACAGGTTGAGCCAGGGAACCACATGACTCAAAGCACACCACAGGTTGAGCCAGGGAACCACATGACTCAAAGCACACCACAGGTTGAGCCAGGGAACCGCATGACTCAAAGCACACCACTGGTTGAGCCCGGGAACCGCATGACTCAAAGCACACCACTGGTTGAGCCCGGGAACCGCATGACTCAAAGCACACCACAGGTTGAGCCCGGGAACCGCATGACTCAAAGCACATAACTCTGGCTCAACCTCGTTCACCACTGTCCTCTGACATTTTAAGATCATCAAGGTTCTCAAGAGAAGAAGAGCTATAAGTCATATTACTTGGTTTGTCAACAGGAAACGTAGGTATGTACACCTCGAACGAAGGTGTGTACTCAGGAGACAAATCTTTGATCTTAACAGGGTTATTGATTgacatcagaacagcctcaattcgtcggggcttGGACTTTACAAGGTGTCCAAAACAGGGATGTTGACATCAACTTGACACAGTtgtgttggctggatgtccttcgggTGGTGGGCCATTCTGGATACACACAGGAAcgtgttgagcatgaaaaactcagcagctttacagttcttgacacactcaaaccggtgcctCTGcaacctactaccacaccccgttcaaaggcacctaaatcttttgtcttgcccattcaccctctgaatcgCACACATACATATTCCCTGTCTgaaatgtctcaaggcttaaaacactgattggagtggatttaacaggtgacatcaataagagatcatagctttcacctggattcacctggattcacctggattcacctggattcacctggattcacctgctcagtctatgtcatggaaagaagaCGTGTTCCgaatgttttgaacactcagtgtatatttatatTCCGAACTCTGACATTCCCTTTTCtgatatttctttctttctttctttctttttactttATGGATAATATGTGTATTGTTTTGAATTGCTAGGTATTACAGCACCGTTGGCGCTAGAGTCACAAATATTTTTctacacctgcgataacatcaGCAAATCTGTTTATGCGACCCAAaaacgttgatttgatttgatttttgattttgcATTGACCTGAGGCTGGTAACCCTTAACGACATCGCTGAGGAATGATC is a window of Oncorhynchus keta strain PuntledgeMale-10-30-2019 chromosome 25, Oket_V2, whole genome shotgun sequence DNA encoding:
- the LOC118381258 gene encoding apidaecins type 14-like, which codes for MTQSTPQVEPGNRMTQSTPQVEPGNRMTQSTPQVEPGNRMTQSTPQVEPRNRMTQSTPQVEPGNRMTQSTPQVEPGNHMTQSTPQVEPGNHMTQSTPQVEPGNRMTQSTPLVEPGNRMTQSTPLVEPGNRMTQSTPQVEPGNRMTQST